One Streptosporangium sp. NBC_01495 DNA window includes the following coding sequences:
- a CDS encoding Ig-like domain-containing protein yields MSQRSRSALVALTCALLALLAAPGTPAVADTGAHTATTARQAVTGAATPCVRPGQTTYPVDYYWKNVLGMRLGNGSVSVNTSPSLWGGQITPGGTFTLTLAHRTAQWPLLVRSYTTTWDLSSLLAYADVVGQSGTGTISGTTLTIASSGTKTDPSPKVITFQVRQGTVGGAMTIRPTGISSVIAAPGQLGNNTPAPPIQIADGQSISPTRAVDDTVTTKQGTAVSVPVLTNDTAASPTISGVTQPANGTATISGGNVVYTPAAGLGGTDTFTYTVTTACGTSTATVTVTVTCAYAPVNLVNGSFEAPPVATIDWSISDASVNPGVGWRTTATDNKLEFWRGGASGVPAADGQQFAELNATQVSTLYQDVPTVPGTPMTWSLYHRGRLGTDVMRVLIGAPGATVAQIPAGASSPDISDDDTAWRQYTGVYVVPPGQTITRFAFDSVSAAGGTPTAGNFLDGVMFQTPPCLPMTKRP; encoded by the coding sequence GTGTCACAACGATCGAGATCCGCGCTCGTCGCGTTGACCTGCGCCCTGCTGGCACTACTGGCCGCACCGGGGACGCCGGCGGTGGCCGACACCGGTGCGCACACCGCCACCACCGCACGGCAGGCTGTCACGGGAGCCGCCACGCCCTGTGTCCGGCCGGGGCAGACGACCTACCCCGTGGACTACTACTGGAAGAACGTGCTCGGCATGAGGCTGGGCAACGGGTCGGTCTCGGTCAACACCTCCCCATCCCTGTGGGGCGGGCAGATCACGCCGGGCGGCACCTTCACCCTCACGCTGGCGCACCGCACGGCCCAGTGGCCGTTGCTGGTCAGAAGCTACACGACCACGTGGGACCTGTCGTCACTGCTGGCCTACGCCGACGTCGTCGGCCAGTCGGGGACCGGCACCATCAGCGGCACCACCCTGACGATCGCCTCGTCGGGTACCAAGACCGACCCGTCCCCGAAGGTCATCACCTTCCAGGTCAGGCAGGGCACCGTCGGGGGCGCCATGACCATCCGGCCGACCGGGATCAGCAGCGTCATCGCCGCTCCGGGCCAGCTCGGGAACAACACGCCCGCCCCGCCGATCCAGATCGCCGACGGGCAGTCCATCTCGCCCACCAGGGCCGTCGACGACACCGTCACCACCAAGCAGGGCACGGCCGTCAGCGTGCCCGTCCTGACCAACGACACCGCGGCCTCACCGACGATCAGCGGCGTCACCCAGCCTGCCAACGGCACCGCGACGATCTCCGGCGGCAACGTGGTCTACACACCCGCCGCGGGCCTCGGCGGCACCGACACCTTCACCTACACCGTCACCACCGCCTGCGGAACCAGCACCGCCACGGTCACGGTCACCGTCACCTGCGCCTACGCACCGGTCAACCTGGTCAACGGCAGCTTCGAGGCGCCGCCCGTGGCCACGATCGACTGGTCCATCTCCGACGCCTCCGTCAACCCGGGTGTCGGCTGGCGTACCACCGCCACCGACAACAAGCTGGAGTTCTGGCGGGGCGGGGCGAGCGGGGTCCCGGCGGCCGACGGGCAGCAGTTCGCCGAGCTCAACGCCACCCAGGTCTCCACGCTCTACCAGGACGTGCCCACCGTTCCGGGAACACCGATGACCTGGTCGCTGTATCACCGAGGCCGTCTCGGTACCGACGTGATGCGGGTGCTCATCGGCGCACCGGGCGCGACCGTGGCCCAGATCCCCGCCGGAGCCTCCTCCCCGGACATCTCCGACGACGACACCGCCTGGCGCCAGTACACCGGGGTGTACGTCGTACCTCCGGGGCAGACCATCACACGGTTCGCCTTCGACTCGGTGTCGGCCGCGGGCGGCACCCCGACGGCCGGCAACTTCCTGGACGGTGTGATGTTCCAGACGCCGCCCTGCCTGCCCATGACCAAGCGCCCATGA
- a CDS encoding sulfite exporter TauE/SafE family protein encodes MRALILLGLVGFAAQLVDGSLGMAYGVTSTTLLLAIGTNPAAASATVHLAEIGTTLASGISHWRFNNIDWKVVAKIGVPGAVGAFAGATFLSGLSTEVAAPVMSIILLVLGLYVLIRFTAFGLPRGNLGKPLRKRFLTPLGLVAGFVDATGGGGWGPVGTPAILASGRLAPRKVIGSIDASEFLVAIAASIGFFIGIGSENINFSWVAVLLIGGVIAAPIAAWLVRHIPPRILGSAVGGVIILTNVRTLLRSDWIDASSGVQTIAYITIAVIWAAAIAYSVREYRRDRDNETVEAIEEEERRRAAEQETAGTAS; translated from the coding sequence GTGCGTGCGCTCATCCTCTTAGGCCTGGTCGGCTTCGCGGCACAGCTCGTCGACGGCAGCCTCGGCATGGCCTACGGTGTCACCTCGACGACGCTGCTCCTGGCCATCGGCACCAACCCCGCTGCCGCCTCGGCCACCGTTCACCTCGCCGAGATCGGCACCACCCTCGCCTCCGGCATCTCCCATTGGCGTTTCAACAACATCGACTGGAAAGTCGTCGCGAAGATCGGTGTTCCCGGCGCCGTCGGCGCGTTCGCGGGAGCGACCTTCCTGTCCGGCCTCTCCACCGAGGTCGCGGCCCCGGTCATGTCGATCATCCTGCTCGTGCTGGGCCTCTACGTCCTGATCCGCTTCACGGCCTTCGGTCTCCCGCGCGGCAACCTGGGCAAGCCGCTGCGCAAGCGTTTCCTCACGCCCCTCGGCCTGGTCGCCGGATTCGTCGACGCCACCGGTGGCGGCGGCTGGGGCCCGGTCGGCACCCCGGCGATCCTGGCCAGCGGGCGCCTGGCGCCGCGCAAGGTGATCGGTTCCATCGACGCCAGTGAGTTCCTGGTCGCCATCGCCGCCAGCATCGGCTTCTTCATCGGCATCGGCTCCGAGAACATCAACTTCTCCTGGGTCGCCGTCCTGCTGATCGGTGGCGTCATCGCCGCCCCCATCGCCGCCTGGCTGGTTCGCCACATCCCGCCGCGCATCCTGGGCTCCGCCGTCGGTGGTGTCATCATCCTGACCAACGTCCGGACCCTGCTGCGCAGCGACTGGATCGACGCCTCCAGCGGCGTCCAGACCATCGCCTACATCACCATCGCCGTCATCTGGGCCGCCGCCATCGCCTACTCGGTCCGCGAGTACCGCCGTGACCGCGACAACGAGACGGTCGAGGCGATCGAGGAGGAGGAGAGGCGCCGCGCCGCGGAGCAGGAGACCGCCGGCACCGCCAGCTGA